From a single Raphanus sativus cultivar WK10039 chromosome 3, ASM80110v3, whole genome shotgun sequence genomic region:
- the LOC108846655 gene encoding putative F-box/kelch-repeat protein At2g29810, with protein MEEVKKILDESPDDVTERILAITRRCYYPNLSLASKNFNRILGTPGIYHLRSALGVTEPILYASIGFPPSESASWFILHQEKVSLRLRKILSLPSRLLIAVATVGTDMYVLGGSVSGKPTSDVNLIDCRFHTSRSLPSMKRARSGAVAGAIDGKIYVIGGCTKESDFIGGCIESFDVETQSWRDMPWVLPRVHCQGKFVTSAVMDDKIFVLGTKCLVFDPNVGALVQWDDGGELKKLWQASSCVIDDRLYTIDLGRSLKHPIIVYDPKAEEKRWRPVYGVNLSRDLRPLIAYYDSKMANFGGKLLILVGGIAMPDSHCEDEQVWCVKIALERHGDEIWGHVESTELVLESKKWPSIELSRTVTL; from the coding sequence ATGGAAGAAGTGAAGAAAATCTTGGACGAAAGTCCAGACGACGTCACCGAGCGTATCCTCGCAATCACCCGGAGATGTTATTACCCGAACCTCTCTCTCGCCTCCAAGAACTTCAACCGTATTCTTGGTACTCCGGGAATCTACCACTTACGCTCCGCCCTCGGCGTCACCGAACCCATTCTCTACGCCTCCATCGGTTTCCCTCCTTCCGAAAGCGCTAGTTGGTTCATTCTACACCAAGAAAAGGTTTCTTTACGCCTACGCAAGATCCTATCACTCCCTTCGAGGCTTCTGATTGCGGTCGCCACAGTCGGAACAGATATGTACGTACTCGGCGGAAGCGTCAGTGGGAAACCCACGTCGGACGTGAATCTCATTGACTGCAGATTCCACACCAGTCGCTCTCTCCCGAGCATGAAAAGAGCTCGCAGCGGCGCCGTCGCCGGAGCCATCGACGGCAAGATATACGTTATCGGAGGTTGTACGAAAGAGTCCGACTTTATCGGAGGTTGTATCGAATCGTTTGATGTAGAGACTCAGTCTTGGCGTGACATGCCTTGGGTGTTGCCACGTGTCCATTGTCAAGGAAAGTTCGTGACAAGTGCTGTGATGGACGACAAGATCTTTGTTTTGGGTACCAAATGTTTGGTTTTCGATCCCAATGTAGGTGCTTTGGTTCAATGGGACGATGGAGGTGAGCTTAAGAAACTGTGGCAAGCCTCCTCTTGTGTGATTGATGATAGGTTGTATACGATTGATCTTGGGCGGTCTCTTAAGCACCCCATCATCGTGTATGATCCAAAGGCAGAGGAGAAGAGGTGGAGACCCGTTTATGGTGTTAACTTGAGTAGGGATTTGCGCCCTCTTATTGCTTATTATGACTCCAAAATGGCGAATTTTGGTGGGAAGCTGTTGATACTTGTTGGTGGTATCGCCATGCCTGATTCTCATTGCGAGGACGAACAGGTTTGGTGCGTAAAGATCGCTTTGGAAAGACACGGAGATGAGATTTGGGGGCATGTGGAATCAACCGAGCTGGTGCTTGAATCAAAAAAGTGGCCTTCCATTGAGCTTTCTCGAACTGTCACTCTTTGA